From the genome of Opitutaceae bacterium, one region includes:
- a CDS encoding type II toxin-antitoxin system HipA family toxin, whose product MANVFVNRVPVGVLAREEPANRFTYASRVTPSQAVSLLMPIGPGPYYAERAAVLHPIFDMSLPEGTLREALGNMFAKVLPVFDDLALLEVVGRSLIGRLRFGVSAAELDEVPAQNLSDLLAYRGTGDLFRDLLERYARYSGVSGVQPKLLLRDNGSLRVDECSPIEGERIMTHGTTHLLKAFEAARYPALAANEYHCLQAARTAGLSVPPVQISADGRMLVIERFDRKADGSYLAFEDGCALDGRLSREKYEGSYEQLVPTLASALQDPDAIQSGLAQFFRSLVFSIAVRNGDAHRKNFGVLYDDATGPVSLAPTYDVATTVVYVPKDSLALTLEGSKRWPEYGKLQRFGVQRCRLTAAAAQAIIAEVVDAVATAADRLDAKAIPGSAETVEQMRRVWREGVASLRKAATSS is encoded by the coding sequence ATGGCTAATGTGTTCGTAAATCGTGTGCCGGTTGGGGTTCTGGCCCGGGAAGAGCCGGCAAACCGGTTCACATATGCCTCCCGCGTCACGCCGTCCCAAGCCGTTTCGCTGCTCATGCCCATCGGCCCCGGCCCGTATTACGCAGAGCGAGCCGCCGTGCTTCACCCGATTTTTGATATGAGTCTCCCGGAGGGAACCCTCCGAGAGGCACTCGGCAATATGTTCGCCAAAGTGCTGCCCGTGTTTGACGATCTGGCTCTGCTGGAGGTCGTTGGCCGCTCGCTGATCGGGAGACTTCGCTTTGGCGTGTCAGCCGCGGAATTGGACGAAGTTCCCGCCCAGAATCTCTCGGATTTGCTTGCTTATCGCGGCACCGGCGACCTTTTCCGTGATTTGCTGGAGCGTTATGCACGTTATTCTGGCGTGTCAGGTGTGCAGCCCAAGTTGCTCTTGCGCGACAACGGCAGCCTGCGCGTGGACGAATGCAGCCCCATCGAGGGTGAGCGCATCATGACGCACGGGACTACCCACCTGCTCAAGGCTTTCGAGGCGGCCAGGTATCCAGCTCTCGCCGCCAACGAATACCATTGTTTGCAGGCTGCGAGAACGGCCGGTCTATCGGTTCCGCCTGTGCAGATTTCCGCCGACGGGCGGATGTTGGTGATCGAGCGCTTTGACCGTAAAGCCGACGGCTCCTACCTGGCGTTCGAGGATGGGTGCGCTCTCGATGGTCGCCTGTCCCGCGAGAAATACGAAGGCTCATATGAGCAACTGGTCCCAACGCTGGCATCGGCGCTGCAGGATCCCGATGCCATTCAAAGTGGGCTCGCACAGTTTTTCCGCTCGTTGGTGTTCTCCATCGCGGTCCGCAACGGCGATGCCCACAGGAAGAACTTCGGTGTGCTGTACGACGATGCCACGGGGCCAGTGTCGCTGGCGCCAACTTACGATGTCGCAACCACGGTGGTCTATGTGCCGAAGGACAGCCTGGCTTTGACGCTGGAAGGATCCAAACGTTGGCCCGAATATGGAAAACTCCAGCGATTCGGTGTGCAACGATGCCGGCTGACTGCGGCGGCGGCACAAGCGATCATAGCGGAAGTCGTGGACGCGGTCGCGACTGCCGCAGACCGACTCGATGCCAAAGCCATTCCCGGATCGGCAGAGACCGTCGAACAGATGCGCCGTGTTTGGAGAGAAGGCGTGGCGTCATTGCGCAAGGCGGCCACCTCGTCGTAG
- a CDS encoding phospholipase C, phosphocholine-specific, with protein sequence METRRDFIKKAMLLSGAVGWDGSLFQSIAHAAAIDPAPGSTYADAEHVVILMQENRSFDHCFGTLKGVRGFNDPRAIQLANGHPVWLQSNGEGRTYAPFRFDIRGTNITWLGSTPHSRSSQVDAYNGGRYDRWIDVKKVNHKGVENMPMTLGYYTRADVPFNYALADAFTVCDQNFCSAMTSTWPNRLYLWSGTIRGEQSSEAKAYIRNEIPYGEAHWTTFPELLEKHGVSWRVYQNDLTAGGGFQGNERSWLANFGCNPLEYFSQYNVRFSPRYVAGLQAQVSGLPVEIAKLKTTLANSPPDTHKTGAARKAFDRAQEKAAQDLARKEEVLRHAQAELKKWSRENYEHLSARAKSLYQKAFTTNVGDPNYHRLTQLTYEVNGEKRELEIPKGDVLHQFRQDVNNGRLPAVSWLVGPANFTDHPSTPWYGSWYVSEVIDILTKNPEVWKKTVFILTYDENDGYFDHIPPFVAPDPARPETGRCSPGIDPGVEYIRRERELAQGVAEKEARDGPSGLGFRVPMIIASPWTRGGRVCSQVFDHTSVFRFVQNWLGQKRGQQIVENTISLWRRTITGDLTSAFRRFDADDGKRLAALEKTPFIKGIYDAKFMPAPSNYKALTDEEIARTASDPRTSPYLPRQEPGVKPSCALPYQLYADARLSGDRKSLSLRMETRKEIFGERSAGSPFNLYTPVRYAAARTDGKAPVFEYVGSRSYAVIPGDRLTDTWPVSSFENGLYHLRIHGPNGFYREHRGRTDDPALLIECDYERTPADARQLTGNVLLLIKNTDVRKSHEVTVRDHAYGAQPIRQTIAAGGDRVTRIVLDTRASRGWYDFSVLVAGAVHYEKRHAGRVETGADGISDPCMGESRKTS encoded by the coding sequence ATGGAGACTCGCCGCGATTTCATCAAAAAGGCCATGCTGCTCTCCGGGGCCGTGGGCTGGGACGGTTCTCTCTTTCAGTCCATCGCCCATGCGGCGGCGATCGACCCCGCGCCGGGCAGCACGTATGCCGACGCGGAACATGTGGTGATCCTGATGCAGGAAAACCGCTCCTTCGATCACTGCTTCGGCACACTCAAAGGGGTGCGCGGGTTCAACGATCCACGCGCCATTCAGCTGGCCAATGGCCATCCGGTCTGGCTGCAAAGCAACGGCGAGGGCCGGACATACGCCCCCTTCCGCTTCGATATCCGCGGCACCAACATCACCTGGCTGGGCTCCACGCCGCACTCGCGTTCCAGCCAGGTGGATGCGTACAACGGCGGCAGATACGACCGATGGATCGACGTGAAAAAGGTCAACCACAAGGGTGTGGAAAACATGCCGATGACGCTGGGCTACTACACGCGTGCCGACGTGCCCTTCAACTACGCGCTGGCCGATGCCTTCACGGTTTGCGACCAGAACTTCTGCTCCGCGATGACCAGCACCTGGCCGAACCGACTCTATCTTTGGTCGGGCACGATTCGCGGGGAGCAGAGCAGCGAGGCCAAGGCCTACATTCGCAACGAGATTCCCTACGGCGAAGCACATTGGACGACCTTTCCCGAGCTTCTCGAAAAGCACGGCGTGTCCTGGAGGGTTTACCAGAACGATCTCACCGCCGGCGGCGGTTTCCAGGGGAACGAACGCTCCTGGCTGGCTAATTTCGGCTGCAATCCCCTGGAGTATTTCTCGCAGTACAACGTGCGTTTCTCGCCACGCTATGTGGCTGGATTGCAGGCCCAGGTCAGCGGGCTGCCTGTCGAAATTGCGAAGCTGAAAACCACGCTCGCGAATTCCCCGCCGGACACGCATAAAACCGGTGCGGCCCGCAAGGCATTCGATCGGGCGCAGGAAAAAGCGGCACAGGACCTCGCCAGGAAGGAAGAGGTGCTCCGCCACGCGCAGGCCGAACTGAAGAAGTGGAGCCGGGAGAACTACGAGCACCTCAGTGCCCGGGCGAAGAGCCTTTACCAGAAAGCCTTCACCACGAACGTGGGCGACCCCAATTATCATCGGCTCACCCAGCTGACCTATGAGGTAAACGGTGAGAAGCGCGAACTGGAGATACCGAAAGGCGATGTCCTCCACCAATTTCGCCAGGACGTGAACAACGGGCGTCTTCCCGCGGTTTCGTGGCTGGTCGGCCCGGCGAACTTCACCGATCATCCCTCGACGCCCTGGTATGGAAGCTGGTATGTCTCCGAGGTCATCGACATTCTGACGAAAAATCCGGAGGTGTGGAAGAAGACGGTTTTCATCCTGACCTATGACGAGAACGACGGGTACTTCGATCACATCCCACCGTTTGTCGCACCTGATCCGGCCAGGCCGGAAACAGGCAGGTGCTCCCCGGGCATCGATCCGGGCGTCGAATACATCCGCCGCGAACGCGAACTCGCCCAAGGCGTCGCGGAAAAGGAAGCCCGGGACGGCCCCTCGGGCCTCGGCTTCCGCGTCCCGATGATCATCGCCTCGCCCTGGACGCGCGGCGGTCGCGTTTGTTCGCAGGTCTTCGATCACACTTCCGTGTTCCGCTTCGTGCAAAACTGGCTGGGACAAAAAAGGGGACAACAGATCGTCGAAAACACCATCAGCCTTTGGCGCCGGACGATCACCGGCGACCTCACCTCGGCATTCCGCCGCTTCGACGCGGACGACGGCAAGAGGCTGGCTGCCCTGGAAAAGACTCCCTTCATCAAGGGCATCTACGACGCGAAGTTCATGCCCGCGCCCTCAAATTACAAGGCCCTTACGGACGAGGAAATCGCGAGAACCGCCAGCGACCCGCGCACCTCGCCCTACCTGCCGCGGCAGGAGCCGGGCGTGAAACCCTCCTGCGCCCTGCCCTATCAGCTCTACGCTGATGCCCGCCTGAGCGGTGACCGAAAAAGCCTTTCCCTCCGCATGGAGACGAGGAAGGAAATCTTCGGCGAACGCTCCGCCGGCTCGCCCTTCAACCTCTACACGCCCGTCAGGTACGCCGCGGCGCGTACAGACGGGAAAGCCCCGGTCTTCGAGTACGTCGGCAGCCGCTCCTACGCCGTGATCCCGGGAGACCGCCTCACGGACACCTGGCCCGTGTCGTCATTCGAGAATGGCCTTTATCACCTCCGGATCCATGGTCCCAACGGCTTCTATCGCGAACATCGCGGCCGAACGGATGATCCGGCCTTGCTGATCGAGTGCGATTACGAGCGCACCCCGGCGGATGCGCGCCAGCTCACCGGCAACGTGCTGTTGCTCATCAAAAACACCGATGTGCGGAAGTCCCATGAAGTGACCGTCAGGGATCATGCCTACGGCGCGCAGCCCATCCGTCAGACCATCGCCGCCGGCGGGGACCGCGTGACGAGGATCGTGCTCGACACGCGCGCCAGCCGCGGCTGGTACGACTTCAGCGTTCTCGTGGCCGGGGCCGTGCATTACGAGAAACGCCACGCCGGCCGCGTCGAAACCGGAGCCGACGGCATCAGCGACCCCTGCATGGGAGAAAGCAGGAAGACGTCGTAG
- a CDS encoding type II toxin-antitoxin system HicA family toxin: MKIPRDLSGSDLVKALRALDYGRVRLTGSHVRLTTQRGGQHHVTVPKHSPIKVGALRGILKAVAAHHKLTVEELSRQLGL; encoded by the coding sequence GTGAAGATCCCGCGCGACCTCAGCGGTTCTGACTTGGTGAAGGCTTTGCGTGCCCTCGACTACGGGCGGGTGCGGCTAACGGGCTCGCACGTCCGGCTCACGACCCAGCGCGGAGGCCAGCACCATGTCACGGTGCCCAAACACAGCCCGATCAAGGTGGGCGCATTGCGGGGCATCCTCAAGGCCGTGGCTGCGCACCACAAACTCACGGTCGAGGAATTGTCCCGTCAGCTCGGCCTGTAG
- a CDS encoding 2-oxoisovalerate dehydrogenase, with translation MTMEIIFEVREDETDGGYTASALGHDIFTEGDTLEELRANVREAVQCHFGDGVPGPLPQVIRLHIVRDEVLAM, from the coding sequence ATGACAATGGAAATCATTTTTGAGGTGCGGGAGGACGAAACCGATGGTGGCTACACGGCCTCGGCGCTGGGACACGACATCTTCACCGAGGGCGATACCTTGGAGGAGCTGCGCGCCAATGTGCGCGAAGCCGTGCAGTGCCATTTTGGCGACGGTGTGCCCGGCCCGCTCCCGCAGGTGATCCGGTTGCATATTGTGCGGGATGAGGTCCTGGCGATGTGA
- a CDS encoding molybdenum cofactor biosynthesis protein MoaE: MTFRITQEPIDPALLAQSLENPRAGAWVEFTGRVRDHNDGQSVQSLDYEAHGPLAEKEGARILEEAAARFTFTSAACVHRVGALQIGDIAVWVGVSAAHRDAAFAACRWIIDEAKARIPIWKKEHYRDGESQWINCATRSSSQEPGQPA, from the coding sequence GTGACCTTTCGAATCACACAGGAACCCATCGATCCCGCCTTGCTCGCGCAGTCACTCGAGAATCCCCGCGCAGGCGCCTGGGTCGAGTTCACCGGACGCGTGCGCGATCACAATGACGGGCAGTCGGTGCAGTCGCTCGACTACGAGGCGCACGGCCCGCTGGCAGAGAAGGAGGGTGCGCGCATTCTCGAGGAGGCCGCCGCCCGGTTTACCTTCACCAGTGCCGCGTGCGTGCATCGCGTGGGTGCGCTGCAGATCGGCGACATCGCCGTGTGGGTCGGCGTGTCGGCCGCGCACCGGGACGCCGCCTTCGCAGCCTGCCGCTGGATCATCGACGAAGCAAAGGCGCGGATTCCCATCTGGAAAAAGGAGCACTATCGCGATGGCGAGTCGCAGTGGATCAACTGCGCCACGCGGAGTTCATCCCAAGAACCCGGTCAGCCGGCGTGA
- a CDS encoding MoaD/ThiS family protein produces MTTVRLSYFALLREQRGLSQEVISTRAATAAELYAELAGQYRFTLPADRIRVAIDGEFAAMNTPLREGCELVFVPPVAGG; encoded by the coding sequence ATGACCACGGTACGCCTCAGCTATTTCGCCCTCCTTCGCGAGCAGCGCGGTCTCAGCCAGGAAGTGATCTCCACCCGGGCCGCCACCGCCGCCGAGCTCTACGCCGAACTCGCCGGACAATACCGCTTCACGCTGCCTGCCGACCGCATCCGCGTCGCCATCGACGGCGAATTCGCCGCGATGAACACGCCCTTGCGCGAAGGCTGCGAGCTCGTGTTCGTCCCTCCGGTCGCGGGCGGTTGA
- a CDS encoding molybdopterin molybdotransferase MoeA: MPVSPAEALSCVLQAVSPLPTEDCVITAAHGRILRAAIRADRAMPPFDRVTMDGFAMKSASASLAAGDGTLVLKIDGPPQMAGMLARSLPDDALGACVEIMTGAVLPGGCDCVVPYEESTRSGSSVTFSAASVSHLAPGWNVHRQGADHAAGETLVEPGIRLSGREIAVAASCGCTSVPVAAMPRIGLVATGDELVDVALPVAPHQIRRSNDAALRAALIQAGFPQIESIHLRDIPAEIERGLQRLLTECDVVIVTGGVSKGRSDHIPATLAALGVTAHFHGVSQRPGKPLWFGLSPRRRPVFALPGNPVSCFFCLHQYVLPALRKASGARPVSSIPVRLAAETSAWENLTGFMPVRIRFDDVGVTWAQVTPFNTSGDFSSLVGTDGYVELSPQAFPHPAGHAVPFTRWVS; encoded by the coding sequence ATGCCCGTTTCCCCCGCCGAAGCCCTCAGCTGCGTGCTGCAGGCTGTTTCTCCCCTGCCCACCGAAGACTGCGTGATCACTGCGGCGCACGGTCGCATCCTCCGCGCAGCCATTCGCGCCGACCGCGCCATGCCGCCCTTCGACCGGGTGACCATGGACGGTTTTGCCATGAAGTCCGCTTCAGCGTCGCTGGCGGCTGGCGACGGCACTCTGGTGTTGAAGATCGACGGCCCTCCGCAAATGGCGGGAATGCTGGCGCGTTCGCTTCCCGACGATGCCTTGGGCGCCTGCGTGGAAATCATGACAGGAGCCGTCCTGCCCGGAGGATGCGACTGCGTCGTCCCCTACGAGGAGTCCACCCGTAGTGGAAGTTCGGTTACATTTTCCGCGGCTTCCGTCAGTCATCTCGCGCCCGGGTGGAATGTTCATCGTCAGGGAGCCGATCACGCGGCGGGCGAAACGCTTGTCGAGCCGGGCATCCGGCTGTCGGGCCGTGAAATCGCTGTCGCCGCATCCTGCGGCTGCACGAGTGTCCCGGTGGCCGCAATGCCGCGCATCGGCCTGGTCGCCACCGGCGATGAGCTGGTCGACGTCGCCCTGCCGGTTGCCCCGCACCAGATCCGCCGCAGCAATGACGCCGCCCTTCGCGCAGCGCTTATCCAGGCGGGTTTCCCGCAAATCGAAAGCATCCACCTGCGGGATATCCCCGCGGAAATCGAACGCGGGCTGCAACGGCTGCTGACCGAATGCGATGTCGTCATTGTCACAGGCGGTGTCTCCAAGGGTCGGAGCGACCACATTCCTGCGACACTCGCCGCGCTCGGTGTGACCGCGCACTTTCACGGCGTAAGCCAGCGTCCTGGCAAGCCCCTGTGGTTTGGTCTGAGTCCGCGCCGCAGGCCCGTGTTTGCACTGCCCGGCAATCCGGTCTCGTGCTTTTTTTGTCTGCATCAGTACGTGCTGCCCGCACTGAGAAAGGCCAGCGGCGCCCGGCCGGTGTCGTCCATTCCCGTACGCCTGGCTGCGGAGACAAGCGCATGGGAGAACCTGACAGGTTTCATGCCCGTGAGGATACGGTTCGACGATGTAGGCGTCACCTGGGCGCAGGTCACGCCTTTCAACACATCGGGCGATTTTTCGAGCCTGGTCGGAACCGACGGTTACGTCGAACTCTCGCCGCAGGCGTTTCCCCACCCGGCGGGACATGCCGTGCCCTTCACGCGCTGGGTCTCGTAG
- the moaA gene encoding GTP 3',8-cyclase MoaA, whose protein sequence is MSATHARLNSDLHDTLGRPLRDLRISVTDRCNFRCPYCMPREVFGPGYAFLKDPQLMTLDELVRITRAFLRLGVEKIRLTGGEPLLRPDLVDLIRILKQELKVRDVALTTNGWLLEQRAPALRDAGLDRVNVSVDSLNQETAGRMNGLGFRVDRVLRGVDAAVGMGLHVKINTVVQRGMNDTEIEELAAYFRERGLTLRFIEFMDVGNTNHWQHKQVVPAGEIVQRLAARWPLVPVGPAYRGEVASRYRYQDGRAEIGLISSVTEPFCRDCHRARLSADGRLFTCLFAALGWDVLGAVRAGASDEELDRFVSRIWAGRVDRYSDERAELLAAGEVRPKAEMSYLGG, encoded by the coding sequence ATTTCCGCAACGCATGCCCGTTTGAACTCCGACCTGCACGACACCTTGGGACGACCGCTCCGCGATCTGCGCATCTCGGTTACGGATCGGTGCAATTTTCGCTGTCCGTACTGCATGCCGCGCGAGGTGTTTGGTCCCGGTTACGCGTTTCTCAAGGATCCGCAGTTGATGACGCTCGATGAACTGGTGCGCATCACTCGCGCCTTTTTGAGACTGGGCGTGGAGAAGATCCGGCTGACGGGTGGCGAGCCGCTGCTGAGGCCGGACCTCGTGGATCTGATACGCATCCTGAAACAGGAGCTGAAGGTCCGCGATGTCGCGCTCACGACCAATGGCTGGCTGCTGGAGCAGCGGGCGCCCGCGCTGCGGGACGCGGGACTCGATCGCGTGAATGTCTCCGTGGATTCGCTGAACCAGGAAACCGCGGGCCGCATGAACGGGCTGGGGTTCAGGGTGGACCGGGTTCTCCGCGGCGTCGATGCCGCCGTGGGCATGGGGCTGCACGTGAAAATCAACACCGTCGTGCAGCGCGGCATGAACGACACGGAAATCGAGGAGCTTGCCGCCTATTTCAGGGAGCGCGGCCTGACGCTTCGATTTATAGAATTCATGGATGTCGGAAACACCAACCACTGGCAGCACAAACAGGTGGTGCCCGCGGGGGAGATCGTGCAACGACTTGCAGCGCGGTGGCCGCTTGTGCCCGTCGGTCCGGCTTACCGGGGTGAGGTGGCGTCGCGCTACCGGTATCAGGATGGCAGGGCGGAGATCGGTCTCATCTCGTCGGTGACCGAGCCGTTCTGCCGCGATTGTCACCGGGCACGCCTGTCAGCGGACGGGCGCCTGTTCACCTGCCTTTTTGCGGCACTGGGGTGGGATGTGCTTGGAGCGGTCAGGGCGGGAGCGAGCGACGAGGAGCTCGATCGTTTTGTCTCGCGGATCTGGGCGGGTCGCGTCGACCGCTACAGCGATGAAAGGGCGGAACTGCTGGCGGCGGGTGAAGTTCGGCCGAAGGCGGAGATGAGTTATCTGGGCGGGTGA
- a CDS encoding PEP-CTERM sorting domain-containing protein (PEP-CTERM proteins occur, often in large numbers, in the proteomes of bacteria that also encode an exosortase, a predicted intramembrane cysteine proteinase. The presence of a PEP-CTERM domain at a protein's C-terminus predicts cleavage within the sorting domain, followed by covalent anchoring to some some component of the (usually Gram-negative) cell surface. Many PEP-CTERM proteins exhibit an unusual sequence composition that includes large numbers of potential glycosylation sites. Expression of one such protein has been shown restore the ability of a bacterium to form floc, a type of biofilm.): MAFSALGNAFAQSADAADKTPSSLITAPALVDFQQAGSAQPYLPVGSTKLNAADSALAMAQWSRAVDAMAASNSQFAGASAASTVSRTTAASTWSSPNPSWQDYSTTTSIEVPVPEPSTYGAILLGGACAWVAVRNRRSRKQQARK; the protein is encoded by the coding sequence TTGGCATTTTCCGCTTTGGGCAACGCTTTCGCGCAATCTGCGGACGCGGCCGACAAGACTCCATCCTCGCTCATCACGGCGCCTGCATTGGTCGATTTTCAGCAGGCGGGATCAGCGCAGCCGTACCTGCCGGTTGGCAGCACCAAACTCAATGCCGCCGATTCCGCCCTGGCGATGGCTCAATGGAGCCGCGCGGTCGATGCCATGGCGGCATCAAATTCTCAATTCGCCGGAGCGTCTGCCGCATCGACTGTCTCGCGCACAACGGCAGCCAGCACCTGGTCTTCACCGAACCCGTCCTGGCAGGATTATTCCACGACCACATCGATCGAGGTTCCTGTCCCGGAACCTTCGACCTACGGCGCGATCCTGCTGGGCGGCGCGTGTGCGTGGGTTGCAGTCCGGAATCGGCGGTCCCGCAAGCAACAGGCCCGCAAATAG